aatTCCCATGAAATAGAATTGTTTATAAGTGAATACGTTTGATTGGTTACATGTTTTGTTGCGGGTGTACATCTTGGTGAACTAGTGTATTTTTCATGAAATAGGTCTGCATATGGGTATAAATGATGGATTTGATGCCTGTTTTGTAGGTGTGTACGTATTGGTGTACCTTGTAATTCtcatgaaaaaataggtttgtgcGGGATTATGGATGAtcaattttatgcatgttttgtaggtgtacatattggtacaccagtataattcccatgaaaaattaggtttgtgtgtggttatgaatgatcggTTTTATATATGTTTTGCAGGGGTGTGCATAAATAAGAAGGTCGTAATCAGGAGTCTGTCTCCTTTATATGGAGAGTCTAAACTGGTGCACCAGTCTATTTCCTATGAGAAATAtcctgtttatgggtaaaaatgcTTGATTTCATCCATATTTACtaggtgtgtacatacttgtatACCAGcgtattttccatgaaaaaagTAAGTCCTAATGTGAGTACGAATGAGCGGTTTCATGCATGTTTTATAGGTATGTACAAAGTGGTACACATGTGAAAATAACGGCTCCACAAGCTTATCTTTGGTatcattatatagtctttcatgCTTTCGATCAGATGATCTAATTTGTTTCCACTTTTGCTTGACAGCGAACGTGCCAAAGAATCGGTGAGCTTCCACGTCTAACCTGACTTAAGTGTTTTACCGCACTGACAAAAAGAGGTATGTTTTATAATTCTAATATGCTGGTCTCCTTGGTCTAATCTTAGTTAAGTCTTACATAATGCTCAAAAGAATGATACTGTGTAAGCCTAGTGATCTCCGAAATGCAATAAGGATGCTTATCTACAGTGCATGGTTTGTAGAGTTGTCGATATAGCTTGATAGTGTCCTTCTAtaagtgtacatattggtgcacctgtacatattggtgcacctggaGTACAAGTGTACATATTGGTATGTTGTTTGTATCACATAGATACCCGAATGGGAAAAGTAGGCCGATTGACAGAATCTGGAGGAAACACATGTTCACATAAACTAGATCAAAATGTAAAAGAGATTGATTGGGTTGAGTATGTGGATATTGATAGACAAATAGCCGGATTTGTTACCAAAGGGAAGGGTATAAACTGACTTCTAGTTTTAGAAAGGAGGGGTCCGAGCGTTGTGGTATTGAAGGATGGATTCATACTTCTTTGGACAGTTACATGGGAGGacgattattttttttatgattcaAATCCGTCTGAGTTTCCACGTTACGGACTCATTGATATATAACGTCTGTTATGGGTATTGTGTTGGATTTTGCTAGGTTCTCGTAAATGTTTACATAGTTGTGCACCATTGTCCAGTTTTCATGGATATATTGCATATTTTTTGagtataaatgttgaattttggttaactatatatatatagttatacACCATTATCCCTGCTGCCATATTAAGTTTGTGCAGTTAGGCCCAAATGGATTGTGTCTCTTTAAGTTAATATCTGACTAACTTTTTTACTTAAATCCCTTTCTTTGCTTTGTTTCTTATGTTGTTGTTGGTGAAAGATTATCACTTCTTTTTCAAGCTGTGGTTTCTCATGTTTTATTGTTTTGTCCTAGATGCAGGTTAACTGCTAAACCATTCTAGGCAAATCCAGCCATTATTCAGCTAGAGCTTGGCGTGGAGTGGCATTCTGGTTATTGAATGTTGGATTTTCTGTATTTTTGttgatgtgtacatacttgtacactagTGTGAATTAAAAAACTTTTAAAAGTggaaattatatagtcatatgggtactctttctGTAGATCTCGAagagagctttccgaatatataaagtttgtgaattttggacgagcggttcgaaagataaattgtttttaagttatttataaattatttaaaattgttggcatcatcatgagtcattttggactacaatgcaaatatttggactaaattataataataaaggttattagtgtactttccaTATATTTGGACCAATCTGTACAAGATTAGTCAGGCCcagttagattttttttctttatacaaACCTAATTTTACTTCTTTGCTCCCCTAAAAacttgaaccctgattttgggcatactgaaatcttactaggcatattgcataaagacaaaaaggctgtgaaatagcaaaatcagattaccccttaacccaaattttttttaatggcgaacctgccctttacgtattagtgttagtaatattgattagtgattaaatatttttttagtgattaagataattttcagaattataaaggttgtttagatgattttttggatcatggttcgacgaaacaggttgaggttcggctcacatctatgagccgaatctaccaattgatgagcGGTTTGGCACACTGAATCtatttactgcatgcgccgaacctataatattcaattccaacccttttgctagacactagttcggcttatatgaaagtttcatagtaagccgaacaacatcctgaatagctcggaaaaaaaataattactagtTCGGCTTacatttcgaaaatcgtatgagccgaacatcaatttgtatTTTTTCGGTTAAAATATTGTAATTGGTTcgacacatattgagaatatcgtaatagtcgAACCTcataaatgtgctaggttcggcacatattatgattatcgaatacgtcgaacccctatgcatctctatctgtgactagcttcggcttgaaatttcatgccgaactgttcatatacacttacaggaagcttttgtgaagaacagttcggctaaaaccGCAACTCAATTTtcagccgaacccaacactgtaacagtcatttaatcgatgaaaaacagcaaataggagattgggtttgtaaaatttgctttcttatcctcatttccggagttggagatgcagttggttcaatttctggttcgaTTGGAGGtttattttcagtttctacaccttcatcttcaattggttcttcttcttcaattgatggattagaagacgattttgtttgcctagtccctgcttttctttatacgagtcattatgtggttgagtttaatcgacgatcaaatttttacgaatcgacagttaatcacgatgatgaatttttttttcgcaggagggggaagagttcggctagaggaggaggaagaagaagagatggtaagggaaactgattttgatttttttgaaaactgattttagatttttgtatcaaGGATAtgtaggtaattgaactacccatagggtatcCCCTATAAGGTCACTCAAGAtgagactattgttttgtatgcgtGAAAAGATTTAGGTATATCCAAAATCACGGTTAAAAAACTTTTGCCGCATCTCACAACAATTTTTTGCACGCCTTTTTTGTAATTCTTGGCTCTACACATGGGACCTGGGGTAGCCCATTAGGTGGGTGGTCCCCGCCCTTTTTCTCTCTAGTTATTACTATGTAAGATTCTCCTTGAGCACAGCCACGAGAACCCTCTTGAGTTCACCTATAAGTTTATATGATGCAGCCTATTTCCGCAACAACTCCTCCCATTTGTAATCTACGTATTTCATAATTACCCAGCAATGGCAGCTTACAAGTTGTTCATCATCTGCTTAGTATTCCATCTATTCCCACGGCTCCCAGAATGTGAGGCAGTCTCAAGTGGTAAAGTGGTTCCTTATCTTCCTGGATTAGAAGTTCAACCTCTTCCTTTCCACTTAGAAACCGGGTCTGcatatataacttcatcattcaATTCTTCTCCTTTTTAATCCTGTGATCATGTCATAAATGGGGCTATGATATTAACTCCGGTGATCCATCAATCCATATTGCAGGTATATAGGTGTTGGTGATAGTGAAAATTATCAACTGTTTTACTACTTTGTCCATTcagaaagaaatcctaaagaaGATCCTCTTGTTTTATGGCTCACCGGTGGTCCTCGTTGCTCTGGATTCAGTGGTTTGGCACTGGAAGTAGGTTAGTATATATAATAATTACATAGTTTTTTCTCTTCATATTATAACTATAAACATCTAAATTCTCCATAATTGGACGACTCGAAAGAATACCTTAGCGATCTAGCTAAGTTCATGGAAACAGGCTTCCCCGGTGCACAATTGAAACTGGTTTATGTAATAATATGAATATCTATCTATATATAGGTCCTATATCCATGGCCAAAGTGGAATACATCAATGGCAGCTTACCCAAACTGACATTGAATCCAAACTCATGGACGAAGGTATTATAGTGTTTTGGAtatctaattaattaattaatgttaATCTGTAGTACCACTTCCCCGATCATCAACAGAGCTAACACTGTTTACTTTTATAGACTGCCAACATCATCTTCTTGGATCAGCCTGTGCACAGTGGATTCTCATATTCAAAGTCGTCCAACGATCCAATAATGTCCGACACTGTATCAGCTAATAACACACACGAATTCCTTACAAAGGTGGGTGGTTTCCACTATTTCTCGTGTCGTAATCGTCCAACGCTACAAGTGGGACCTGTTATGGCGTGTCTGTGCATCCTTCCACTCACATTTGAATACCACTTTCCAGCGTTTCTAATATCATTTACCTACTCATGTTTGGTTTACTGGCAGTGGTTGATTCAAAATCCGGAATTCCAATCTAACCCACTTTATGTTGCTGGTGATTCCTATTCCGGCATTATAGCCCCGAACTTAGTTCAAGATTTGATTAGAGGTGATAAAAAAATTTACTACTATGTTAATTAGGTAGATACAAAGTTAATACGGTAACGGGTAATGTTCTAACTTGTTTTTCTATATACAAATTGCAGATATGGAAGATGGAAACTACCCCTTCCTCAACTTCAAGGTTCTCAATTTCAActgtatatatatattcaaaattTCTATCCTACGTAGACTTGGACACCTTGGTACAAATTTAGAAAATAATAAGAGAGGCTATGATGAAAACCAATACGCGGCTAAAagacggtttgaaaattgcatgcGGCTGAATAACTAGTATATACATTAACtggtcataaaaatccaaggttaccaaacttgtggtacaaaaaaccGGTTCAAttattgggatccattaaaactttatcttaaacaaaattgatacaaaaccccaaattttaaaaaattgatacaaaattctcaaatttcaaaattgatttcatcaaattttgtgatgaaaccaaaattcatcaaattcattGAGATTTTTGTGTTAGTTTTgtctttttggggtttttgtgttatttttgttttgatgagttttttgtAGATGGATAGTGACATCTTTAGGGTTATAATTCGTGTACCGTATCTCAGACATCAAATGTCTTTGCAATTGACAATGTACCTTCCTTAACTAGGGATATTCATTGGGCAATCCGGTTACTTACATCGAAATGGAATTAAATGCAAGAGTTGAATATGCATATCATTTGGGGCTTCTATCGTATGAACTCTACCAGGTGAGCGTAATGCTTAGGAGTTGGGAGTATAATTTTTTTATCCCATTCTCAAATGTGTATTTACGGGTAATTCATCTTTTCTCTTGCCAAACAGTCTATGAAGGAAAACTGTAATGGGAATTTTCTAAGTTTTGATCTCACAAATGTTAATTGTTTGCCTTATCGCAAAGTCTTCGAAGATGTAAGTTTCCATATTCTGTTATTTATACTACGTACAAGCGTTTCAGCTGTTTCAGATTTCCAACGTATTTAATTATGACTGTGCATGAATTCTCTAGTTGACGGCAGGAATAAATCTGTCGTCAGTATTGGAACCCCTTTGCAGTAGTGATAGTACTCTTACTACTTCCTTGAAACCCAAAGAGACGATAAAGTATAGGGAACACCGGCGATCACTTCAGAGAACTGGAGAAGGTTTATCCGAGGAACGTGTTCTTCCTTATTATAGTTGTTGGCGGGTAATCGCTCCTTTAATTTGTCTCTCTCACGAACCTGCATTGCAATCCAGCTTTTACTAAAAGAATATTTAGACAAACTTTTTATTAAAAGATCCAACACCATGTTATAAATTATGTAGTTATCACTGCTGTCGGAATATTGGGCAAATGATGCTGCGGTTCGTAAAGCTCTCCATGTCAGGGAGGTATATATATGCGTTTGTAGGCCGGCCTTGACGGTTTTATTTCAAGGCCGCGAATGAGTTATGTAATTTTGCTAATTTGATGTACTAATGATAACAGGGAACAGTCGAAAATTGGATCAGATGCAACCAAAGGGGATTACCATATGAAACGAATGTTAAAAGCAGCATACCATATCATCGCAACATTAGCACCAAAGGTTATAGACATCTTATCTACAGGTGATGAGGATTTCTTTCAGGACTGCGCTTTTTAGATTCAGCTATAGCAAATTAACTAAACAACAAGCAAGCAGAAAAATACGGCATACTATGGCTAATATATAACTTGACACAATCTGTGTAACCTTCAATATACAGCGGTGATCATGATATGAAAGTCTCACATATATCTACCGAATCATGGATACGATCACTCGCCAACTTGTCTGTAATCGATGAATGGCGTCCGTGGTATTTCAGTGGGCAAATCGCAGGGTATGTTATACAATGAATGATTCATTCGTAGGATTAATAATACTGGTTTAATTTGTTTAacagtttctttctttttttctcttttttaattTGTAGGTACACAAGGGCCTACTCTAATGGCTTAACATATGCAACTGTTAAGGTAATTAAAGCTGGCTAGCCATAAACATCATAGCTAGCTGCATATGAACGATATAGGGTACATAGCTACAAGTCTAACTTTCGATTTTCTTTACCCCTTTCAGGGAGGTGGCCATGAAGCTGCAGGGTACAAGCCCGGAGAATGCTATACGATGTTTGAGAGGTGGGTCTCAAATACTCCGTTGTGAAGAAGGGACTATTGCTGGGTCAGGATGCTAGTTTAAATTGATATTTTGGTGATGCTTATTATTTGGGATTATAAAACTTATAATTTAAATTATAGTACCAGTTCTTTTTCTTAATAGGAAAGACAATTTAATAAATTAAATAAATGGAGTCCaccaaagaaataaaaaatctccCTGTGCAATGGAACGAACGATGCTACTACTATTTGCTTCTTTATACATGCCTCTGTTTTGCAAGATCTGTCTTATCCAACTCCGATAGGAAAATAGACAACAGCACTTTTActacgagcaaaaaaaaaaacaaaaaaaaaaaacagtagttTTACATGCACGTACAATGGTTTTGGCTCGAAAATCTTCGCTGGTTAATTTCCTCCACAACCTTGTCTTTCAGGATAAGGCAACCAATCAATTCCACACACACACCACAAGTTCCTTTTCAGAACAAGGACTCTTTTGCTTTTGTGAACTGTCATAATAAATCGACTGAAACATGACAAGAGAACAACTACTTCTCCGGTGAAGCATGATTGATTTGCACGAGAACACGATTCAATCGTTTTATCCACATATGCAACCTACCAGGGAAAATCCCGAGTGGTGGGAAAACATGAGCCCCAAAACAGCCTCCGTGTGAATCACGTGTTCCCAACAAACAGCCTCTAGTCTCCCGCATGGGGAGTAGATGGGCATTGAGCAACCAACTGTACTAGGCAGTTGTTCCCAACAAACTGTTCTAGACCAACCGCATAATTAATTAGACAGCATAAAGCGCACTATTTGTAAATAAGGTTTGTGCTCCCATTTTATTTTCACAAGTTTTTAAATTCTATTAATAATAACTTTACAGTGAGTTAGAGCAACTCCAATGGGACTATGAAAATAAAGTAGTTTGTGGTGTCAGGTGGATGGGAAAACTGAGTTTTGTGCAATGGAAAATTGATTATCGGGTCAGAATAAGCCGAGCGTGCCATATGAGGTCGTTCGGCTCAATACGGTCCGATGCTCGTCTCATGCTGAGCCGAAAATCGTCCCACCGTGAGCCGGCCGGTCTTCTATGGTTAGGCAACGACTACTTTTTCCACTCGCCCCCAACAGCTATGTTTAGTTCCACATCTATATAAAAACATTCAATCCACCGATCATAAACGCACTCAAATACATTTCATTCTCTATTGTTCAAAAAAATCTTCCAATTTTTCTtaaatctctctcttgttttcatTAGTTTCATTCATTATGGATTctgaaatggagaatggagaaaTTCAATTATAAGCGGAAACATTTTTCCATCAACAAGAAGCGTTTATGCAGCAGCTGGATCAAATGGATGTAGATTCAAACGATGAGAGATCCAGAACCAGGAGCTGAATTGAGAAGAAGATATACGTGCATATTTCGAGAGGAAGGTCGCCAACAAATGATACGTGATTATTTTCGAAATAGAAGTGTCTACTCTGATGAGGATTTTCAACGTCGCTAACGAATGCCACAACACATGGTCATGCGGGTTATTGGATATCTTTGTCGGGTAAATCCTAAATTTAACTATCAATTCGATGCACGAAACATATGAGGGACAAGTCCTGAACAAAAGTTCACTTCAGCTCTTAGGATTCTTGGTCATGGGGTTCCTGCGAATGCTTGTGATGAGTACATTCGTATGGCCAAAACAACTGCACAGGTTTTGCGAAATTGTAGTCCACCATTTTGGTACACATTTTTTTCGACAACCCACGCAAGATGATGTCAATTGTCTACTAGTTAAGAATCGGGCCAGAGACTTTCTTGGAATACTAAGTAGCcttgattgcatgcattgggTGTGGCATGGATGTCCGTATACTTGGCAAGGTCAATATAAGGTCCACTACATAAAACCAATGGTGGTTTTGGAAGCCgcagcttcttatgattgttggacaTGACATGCTTTTTTTGGACTTCCGGGTTGTAACAACGACATCAATATCTTGCACAAATCATCGTTGTTCGAAGAATTGAAGTATGGAAATGCTCCAGCTGCCAATTTCACAATCAACGACAATCACTATAACATGGGGTATTTTCTGGCGGACGGAATTTATCTGGCatggtcaactttagttcaatCTTACGAAGAGATACCTATAAACGGGGAATATGTTTGTGCTCAATGGTTGTTTAACAAAAGACAGATGGCGTGTAGGAAGGATGTGGAACGAgcatttggaattttgaagagaaaGTTCCATATAACTTGTGGACCATATCGTTCGTTTAAACCAATAGAATTGAACAGGATTATGCTCATCTGCATCATTTTGCAGAATATGGTAATCGAGAAAACTCGACGAGTTAAAACCTGGGTTCATCATCCAGATAAATATTTGAGGAAGGAAGTTCAACCCGCATGGGGTGTCCCTGCAAGAGGTTACAGAATGGTGGAATAGAGAATTCAAAACAGAGGTTTACATTTAAGACTAAGGGAGGATCTCACTgttcacttgtgggatgattttGGAAAAAGAAACCCTCGTAGAATTTAGTGTTTTTTTAGTGTAATTTGATTTGTGTACTTTGATTTCCGTAGTTTGATTTTTGTACTCTAGCAAGTAAAGAttaaactaaaactaaaactaaaactaaaactaaaaggaTTACACAGAACAAGTAAAACTAACAACTAAAGTCATAAATTTAAAAAATTATGCCAATGTAATGGCATTATCAATATCCTCCTCCTCATGGTTGTCTTCTTCCATAGAAGAAGA
This portion of the Papaver somniferum cultivar HN1 chromosome 11, ASM357369v1, whole genome shotgun sequence genome encodes:
- the LOC113322081 gene encoding serine carboxypeptidase-like 8, with protein sequence MAAYKLFIICLVFHLFPRLPECEAVSSGKVVPYLPGLEVQPLPFHLETGYIGVGDSENYQLFYYFVHSERNPKEDPLVLWLTGGPRCSGFSGLALEVGPISMAKVEYINGSLPKLTLNPNSWTKTANIIFLDQPVHSGFSYSKSSNDPIMSDTVSANNTHEFLTKWLIQNPEFQSNPLYVAGDSYSGIIAPNLVQDLIRDMEDGNYPFLNFKGYSLGNPVTYIEMELNARVEYAYHLGLLSYELYQSMKENCNGNFLSFDLTNVNCLPYRKVFEDLTAGINLSSVLEPLCSSDSTLTTSLKPKETIKYREHRRSLQRTGEGLSEERVLPYYSCWRLSLLSEYWANDAAVRKALHVREGTVENWIRCNQRGLPYETNVKSSIPYHRNISTKGYRHLIYSGDHDMKVSHISTESWIRSLANLSVIDEWRPWYFSGQIAGYTRAYSNGLTYATVKGGGHEAAGYKPGECYTMFERWVSNTPL